One segment of Choristoneura fumiferana chromosome 26, NRCan_CFum_1, whole genome shotgun sequence DNA contains the following:
- the LOC141443133 gene encoding uncharacterized protein, whose translation MIRVINVKKKDIIKRDEGETIIDGMLQSYCDGVSIAPHDLVGAGGENMPKTQMEAMPEGGYRVNCLELLTVEWTLEKHVVARGAFLSPHEVRVEYMPKHYIHAIGKLYKQFKDPSLETSERTLVLSKIFDICLEAQGPAKDLQDTFESDPETAGRLHERRTTIDQELEVPSKCDQNVQMSPQKLPKDKENKSQNRKTTMAPPKTLPKKAKKVASVNNKGKEVLDDENVSKSSKSNEKVAHDDATKTGNDVNVTENRKAVKRAIESDATGNAKKIRTEEKNGVKPAEIVTENDKEASEVPSVSSKSNTRKKDSKAISKSARDTDVNSKNNKMVEATKSADSKNINKHTEASAKNAAKKVGGDKNNVKPKEIETDVVTSKNEAKEIREVGSVASSKASGKKADANAGNHLASAKEQGTEGSVASSKKSRKGVDSKSVVSSKSENEKGNVKTGSSDVSNKKVNNNKNEVTSKNLTDTMSSGNSKNKNITEKDSNKYEKTKPEVAAKNKAIDDKKVQKDNEKEKQPKAITKDKVIVHKKSVDTKVTKQNETNEITDKTVKTKQSTDKPSKSSDKNKELLRDGMRNKVTNTKNTENKSNQNTKTVENNTQNVKKSKEGNKITEPSSEATKTAKNDINKKKATKLVEKSKTIVSKVSNENDNKNEATTSKANDRVEKVGNNKVVPKLSINNIKNQNKDKAEKPRNINAKTVPEITKSNILKTNIHTGNPNIQKIKENQAKVAEKLKTRIPMMKNKLKIGSFNDNLGKTDTKLGKNAEKTKIPFKSLPVFKKIVRNPTRMSPRKLPSTVKPSSHGFSIK comes from the exons ATGATACGagttataaatgttaaaaaaaaagacataatTAAAAGAGATGAGGGCGAGACTATAATTGATGGAA TGCTACAGAGTTATTGCGACGGCGTTTCGATCGCGCCGCACGACCTTGTTGGAGCTGGCGGAGAAAATATGCCGAAGACTCAGATGGAGGCCATG cCCGAAGGCGGCTACCGCGTGAATTGCCTGGAGCTGCTGACGGTGGAGTGGACCCTAGAGAAACATGTGGTCGCCCGTGGTGCCTTTCTGTCACCGCATGAAGTTCGAGTTGAATATATGC CCAAACACTACATACATGCAATCGGCAAGCTCTACAAGCAGTTTAAAGATCCATCGTTGGAGACGTCAGAGCGTACCCTCGTGCTGTCCAAGATATTCGACATCTGCTTGGAGGCCCAGGGACCGGCCAAGGATCTTCAGGACACCTTCGAGTCCGACCCTGAGACTGCTG GCCGTCTACACGAACGCCGCACCACAATCGACCAGGAGCTAGAAGTACCGTCGAAATGCGACCAAAACGTCCAAATGTCACCCCAAAAACTGCCTaaagacaaagaaaataaatcacAAAATCGCAAGACGACTATGGCACCACCGAAAACTTTACCCAAGAAGGCTAAAAAAGTTGCCAGTGTCAATAATAAAGGTAAAGAAGTACTTGATGATGAAAATGTTTCAAAATCTAGTAAAAGCAATGAAAAAGTAGCACatgatgatgcaacaaaaactGGTAATGATGTCAATGTGACAGAAAACCGGAAAGCTGTAAAAAGAGCTATTGAAAGTGATGCAACAggtaatgctaaaaaaataagaacTGAAGAGAAAAATGGAGTTAAACCTGCAGAAATAGTAACTGAAAATGACAAGGAGGCAAGTGAAGTACCCAGTGTTAGTTCAAAAAGTAATACCCGAAAGAAAGATAGTAAAGCTATTTCCAAAAGCGCGAGGGATACAGATGTTAActcaaaaaacaacaaaatggtGGAAGCTACTAAAAGTGCTGATtcaaagaatataaataaacacactGAGGCTTCTGCAAAAAATGCAGCGAAAAAAGTCGGAGgtgataaaaataatgtaaaaccaAAAGAAATAGAGACAGATGTTGTTACTTCTAAAAATGAGGCTAAAGAAATACGTGAGGTTGGTAGTGTAGCTTCTTCCAAAGCTTCTGGGAAGAAAGCCGATGCGAATGCTGGTAATCATCTTGCAAGTGCCAAAGAGCAAGGCACAGAAGGCAGTGTGGCTAGTTCCAAAAAAAGCAGAAAGGGGGTAGATAGTAAAAGTGTTGTTAGCTCTAaaagtgaaaatgaaaaagGTAATGTTAAAACAGGGAGTTCTGACGTCTCAAATAAgaaagtaaataacaataaaaatgaagttacttcaaaaaacttaaCGGATACAATGAGCAGTGGCAATtcaaaaaataagaatataacTGAAAAAGACTcgaataaatatgaaaaaaccaaACCCGAAGTTGCCGCAAAAAACAAAGCTATTGACGATAAAAAGGTTCAAAAAGACAATGAAAAGGAGAAGCAACCAAAAGCTATAACTAAAGATAAGGTAATTGTTCATAAGAAAAGTGTAGACACTAAAGTTACAAAGCAAAATGAAACTAATGAGATTACTGACAAAACTGTTAAGACTAAGCAAAGTACTGATAAACCCAGTAAAAGCAGTGACAAAAACAAAGAATTGCTAAGAGATGGAATGAGGAATAAAGTTACgaatacaaaaaatactgaaaataaaagcaatcaaaatacaaaaacagtGGAAAATAATACACAGAATGTAAAGAAAAGCAAAGAAGGCAATAAAATTACTGAACCCTCTTCAGAGGCTACTAAGACTGCAAAAAAtgatataaataagaaaaaagctACCAAACTTGTAGAAAAATCTAAAACTATTGTTTCTAAAGTAAGCAACGagaatgacaataaaaatgaagcTACAACTTCGAAAGCTAATGACAGAGTTGAAAAAGTAGGTAACAATAAAGTAGTTCCAAAACTttcaataaataacattaaaaaccaaaacaaggataaagctgaaaaaccaagaaatataaatgctaaaacTGTACCTGAAATAACTAAATCTAACATTCTAAAAACTAACATTCACACAGGAAatccaaacatacaaaaaatcaAAGAGAATCAAGCGAAAGTTGCCGAAAAACTGAAGACAAGGATACcaatgatgaaaaataaattgaaaattggcagttttaatgataatttgggAAAAACTGATACGAAATTAGGGAAAAATGCTGAGAAAACTAAAATACCATTTAAGAGTTTGCCTGTGTTCAAGAAGATTGTAAGAAATCCAACGCGGATGAGTCCaa gaaaacTACCTTCAACTGTCAAGCCATCTTCCCACGgattttcaatcaaataa
- the LOC141443134 gene encoding uncharacterized protein: MFGKGKKSVSLAYKEKLLADIAYYEKRIQEAQHKKKCNSSEDVVSSDEDSNPYKVTVGPFPMQLKREEARLSDCASMTLELAMLTIMQSEVNVLAAAPEVR, translated from the exons atgtttggAAAAGGCAAGAAATCTGTGTCTTTAGCGTATAAGGAGAAGCTTCTAGCAGATATTGCGTACTACGAGAAGCGGATACAAGAAGCTcagcacaaaaaaaaatgcaattctTCGGAAGATGTCGTGAG CTCCGATGAAGACTCCAATCCTTACAAGGTGACTGTCGGTCCGTTCCCTATGCAGCTGAAACGCGAGGAGGCTCGGCTGAGTGACTGTGCTAGCATGACCCTGGAACTGGCCATGCTTACGATCATGCAGTCGGAGGTTAATGTCCTGGCAGCAGCTCCTGAAGTCAGGTAA